CCAGCCACGCCGCGATGTAACCGCCCATGGAGTTGCCGATCACGTGCACCTTCTCGACCCCGCAGATATCGAGCAGCTGGATCAGCCGCTTGGCCTGGACCGCAATGTCATAGCCACCGCCGGCCTTGAAGCCGGTTTCGCCATGCCCCGCAAGGTCAGGAATAATCACCCGGTAGTCGTCGACAAAGTGGCGGGCAAAACGCAGCCAGATGTTCTTGTCGGCGCTGAAGCCATGCAGCATCAGCACACTGCTGGAGGCTTCGTAAGGCCCGCCTTGCCAGGTCGAGACGGTCATTTCGGTGATCGGCACAACGATCTTGTGCAACCGATACAGCCTGGCCTCCAGCGCCATGTTCAAATCATAGAGCCAGTAACCGATGGCCGGGTAGCTCAACCAGCTCCAGGCCACGAAGACGGCGATAGAGACAACCAACAGAAGCATCAGGCTATTCCTTTGCGGTGATCAGGGCAGGTTGTTTATCGATCCCTCCCTTCATGTATAGACAAACATTGGACACTCGCCTCATGGCGATGCTACGTAATTCAGACCGCTAGCCGGTGATGGCTATTTGCCGTTGCCCTGATAGACTTCAAAACACACTTTCACCCCCGTGTGCTGTCAGGCTCCGTTCAGTCGTACAGAGGCCTCTATGGAAAAAAAGGGAGGAAAGGGACTTTCATTGGCCAGGAGGCTGTATACGTCGCGAATCCTTGGGCTGGCCCTTGGATTATTGTGCGTCGGTGCAGGAATGTATCCACTCGACCCGGCGCCCTGGGTCTGGGGAGTGATGCTGATCAATGGCTTGCTTTGGCCGCATATGGCCTATCAATGGGCGCGCCGGGCGAAAGTTCCCTACCACGCGGAACACCGCAACATTCTGGTTGACGCGTTTCTCGGCGGTTTCTGGGTGGCCGCCATGCAGTTCAATCCGCTGCCGAGCGCGGCAACACTGTCGATGATGGCGATGCACAACGTGGCCATCGGCGGTTTGCGTTTTCTGTTGGTGGGCGCCGTTGCGCAGATGCTCGGGATCGGCGTCGGGCTGCTGGTGTTCATGCCGGCTTTTGTCCCGCAAACCAGCCCGTTTCAGCTGTACGCCTGCTTGCCTTTGCTGTCGATTTATCCGCTGTCCCTGGGCTGGATCTGCTTCCGCCAAGCCCACACCCTCGGCCGTCACAAGCGCGAGTTGCTGGCCCTGAGTCGCACCGACAGCCTGACCGGCCTGCTGAATCACGGGGCCTGGAAAGATCAGCTGGAAATCGAGTTTCAGCGTTGCCAACGCCAGCAGCAGGGCGGGGCGATAGCGCTGATCGACATCGATCATTTCAAAATCATCAACGACACCTACGGCCATGTCGCCGGGGACATTGTCCTGCGTCAGTTGAGCAAAATGCTCAAGCAGAACCTGCGGGCAGCGGATGTCGCCGGGCGCTATGGCGGCGACGAATTCTGTGTGTTGCTGCCAGACCTGCCGCTGGACCGCGCCGCCGTGGCGATGGATGCGCTGCGTGATCGTTTCGCCACGTTGGGTTATGAGCAGAGCCCGGCGCTGAAAGTCAGTCTGAGCATCGGCCTGGCGGCCTTCAATCCCGCCCATGATGACGCGACCCTCTGGCTCAATGATGCCGACCAGGCGCTCTACGAAGCCAAGACCACCGGCCGCAATCGCGTCATCTGCCACAATGACGGTAAGTCGTATAAAGCGTTGCTCGATTCAGTCTGACCGATCACCCCAAACAGCTGTGGGGGCGAGCCTGCTCGCGATGGCATCATTTCAGCTGAACCTCACTCCTTGACGCTCATGTATTCCTTCGCCCAAAGAATGTAGTCCTCAGGCTGCGTATAGGTATGAGTCAACTCAGTAGCGTTCAGGTCCGACGCCTGGGTAAAGATCTGGCGCTGTTCGCGCAGGCTGTCGTAAGTGGCTTTGATCGCGGCGAAGTAGGCGCCATGGCCATCGATGGTGACGCGCACGCCCAGTTCCGCCAGGCGTTTGTCGTCGCGCAGCAGCGGGTTGCCGTAGGTGACCAGCATCAGCGGCACGCTCAGGTGCTCGGCAATGTGTTCGAGGTGGTCGAAGTCCCGCACGCCCACCATGCAAATCCCGTCCGCCCCCGCCTGTTGGTATTGCTGGGTACGGCTGATGATTTCCTGAACCGGCAGGATCCCGGCATGGGTCCGCGCAATGATCGCCATTTCCGAGTCGACCCGAGCTTCGAGCGCCGCGCGTATCTTGCCGACGCCTTCGGCGACTGTGGTCAAGTCGGTGGACTTGCGGCCGAATTGTGCCGGTAACAGGGTGTCTTCAATGGTCAGCGCGGCCACGCCAGCGCGTTCGAGTTCGACGATGGTGCGCATGACGTTGAGCGCGTTGCCATAGCCGTGATCGGCATCGGCGATCACCGGTAATTGGGCCACGCGGCCAATGCGGGTCGCCTGCTCGGCGAACTCGCTCAGGGTGATCAAGGCAAAGTCGGGGGCGCCCAGCACCTGCAGCGACGCGACCGAACCACCGAGGATCCCCACTTCAAACCCCAGGTCAGCGGCGATGCGTGCCGACATGGGATCAAAGACCGACGCGGTGTGATAGCAGGCATTGGAAGCAAACAGTTGGCGGAAATTACGGCGCAAATCCTGATGTGACAGCCTGGACATATGAGTTCCACCAATACAAAGGAATGGAAGGGCTTGAGCAAAAAGTGTCAACGCCAAAGTAACAAAAGGCTATCACGCGGGCGGGCGAAGAATGATGACGAATTTGCCGAGCAGGGAGACGCAAGATCAAAAGATCGCAGCCTGGGGCAGCTGCTGCGGGATGTTCAACGAATGGGACGGGTAAAAAATGAGGATGTAGTTATTATCGGGTGCACAGCATCCCGATGTAGGCGCTGCCGAAGACTCGGGCCGCGTTCGGACAATCTTTTCCGATCACGCCGCCACCGCCTGCCGCTGTTGGTTAGGCAGCGGCACGGCACGGACCGAGTTGCCGGGTTGCAGTTGCAGGCGTTTGGCGGTGAGTCGGTCGACGATCAGGCTATTGCCGACCATCCGCGCCTGGGCGGTGGTAATGCGGCAGTTTTCCAGGCGGCGGTTATGGATCAGCCACACCGGCGCCTGCTCGTCGGGCGTGCCGA
The window above is part of the Pseudomonas sp. B21-048 genome. Proteins encoded here:
- a CDS encoding diguanylate cyclase translates to MEKKGGKGLSLARRLYTSRILGLALGLLCVGAGMYPLDPAPWVWGVMLINGLLWPHMAYQWARRAKVPYHAEHRNILVDAFLGGFWVAAMQFNPLPSAATLSMMAMHNVAIGGLRFLLVGAVAQMLGIGVGLLVFMPAFVPQTSPFQLYACLPLLSIYPLSLGWICFRQAHTLGRHKRELLALSRTDSLTGLLNHGAWKDQLEIEFQRCQRQQQGGAIALIDIDHFKIINDTYGHVAGDIVLRQLSKMLKQNLRAADVAGRYGGDEFCVLLPDLPLDRAAVAMDALRDRFATLGYEQSPALKVSLSIGLAAFNPAHDDATLWLNDADQALYEAKTTGRNRVICHNDGKSYKALLDSV
- a CDS encoding oxaloacetate decarboxylase; amino-acid sequence: MSRLSHQDLRRNFRQLFASNACYHTASVFDPMSARIAADLGFEVGILGGSVASLQVLGAPDFALITLSEFAEQATRIGRVAQLPVIADADHGYGNALNVMRTIVELERAGVAALTIEDTLLPAQFGRKSTDLTTVAEGVGKIRAALEARVDSEMAIIARTHAGILPVQEIISRTQQYQQAGADGICMVGVRDFDHLEHIAEHLSVPLMLVTYGNPLLRDDKRLAELGVRVTIDGHGAYFAAIKATYDSLREQRQIFTQASDLNATELTHTYTQPEDYILWAKEYMSVKE